One segment of Alnus glutinosa chromosome 2, dhAlnGlut1.1, whole genome shotgun sequence DNA contains the following:
- the LOC133860663 gene encoding 7-deoxyloganetin glucosyltransferase-like, protein MDSKIVAADKPHAVCIPCPVQSHIKSMLKFAKLLHGKGFHITFVNTEFNHQRFLKSRGPKSLDDLPDFQFKTIPDSLPPSDSNATQDTNALSESIMENFLAPFSDILVKLNTSTSNNLPVTCIIADGFLAFTHIAARELGIPIVLLFPVSACSLMGSVQLPRLRDKGLTPLKDESYLTNGYLDTVLDWIPGMRNIRLRDLPSYVRTTDPNDLVFKMVIEAVERAPTAAGIVVHSFDALEQEVLDALSPILPHVYAIGPQQLLLNHSPNDPLKSTGYSLWKEETECLNWLNSKAPNSVIYVNFGSITVMTPQQLVEFGWGLANSKFMFLWIIRPDLVVGDSSILPPELLEEIKGRGLIASWCPQEEVLNHSSIGGFLTHCGWNSIIESVCAGVPMLCWPFWGDQQTNCKYACNEWGIGMEIDNGAKRGEVEKIVRELMEGNKGKKMKQKVMEWKKLAEEATGPHGSSSINLDKLVNEVLLSKG, encoded by the exons atgGATTCCAAGATTGTAGCGGCTGATAAGCCTCATGCAGTTTGTATTCCATGCCCAGTTCAAAGCCACATAAAGTCTATGCTGAAATTTGCAAAGCTTCTCCACGGTAAAGGTTTTCACATAACCTTTGTCAACACTGAGTTCAACCACCAACGTTTTCTGAAATCTAGAGGCCCCAAGTCCTTAGATGACTTGCCTGACTTCCAATTCAAAACCATTCCAGACAGCCTTCCTCCATCAGATTCCAATGCTACCCAAGACACTAATGCTCTTAGCGAATCCATTATGGAAAACTTCTTGGCTCCATTTTCAGACATCCTCGTCAAACTCAACACTTCAACTTCAAACAATCTTCCAGTGACTTGCATTATCGCAGATGGTTTCCTGGCATTCACTCACATTGCTGCTCGAGAACTTGGAATCCCTATTGTATTGCTCTTCCCGGTCTCTGCTTGCAGCTTAATGGGTTCTGTGCAGCTTCCTCGTCTCAGGGACAAAGGCCTCACACCCCTTAAAG ATGAGAGTTATCTGACAAATGGGTACCTAGACACAGTTCTAGACTGGATTCCTGGTATGAGAAACATCCGATTGAGGGATCTCCCAAGTTATGTTCGTACTACAGATCCAAATGACCTTGTCTTCAAAATGGTTATTGAAGCAGTAGAGAGAGCTCCTACAGCTGCAGGAATTGTTGTTCACTCATTTGATGCGTTAGAGCAAGAAGTTTTGGATGCTCTCTCCCCCATCTTGCCTCATGTATATGCCATTGGCCCTCAGCAACTACTACTTAATCACTCACCCAATGACCCTTTGAAATCAACTGGGTATAGTTTATGGAAAGAAGAAACTGAGTGCCTTAATTGGCTCAACTCTAAAGCACCTAACTCAGTGATTTATGTGAACTTTGGTAGCATTACTGTCATGACACCACAGCAGCTGGTTGAGTTTGGTTGGGGACTTGCAAATAGCAAGTTCATGTTTCTGTGGATAATTAGAcctgatttagttgttggtGATTCATCAATTTTGCCACCTGAGTTATTGGAAGAAATTAAAGGCAGAGGACTAATAGCTAGTTGGTGCCCTCAAGAGGAGGTGCTGAACCACTCCTCCATTGGAGGGTTCTTAACTCACTGCGGGTGGAATTCAATTATTGAAAGTGTTTGTGCAGGAGTGCCCATGCTTTGTTGGCCATTCTGGGGGGATCAACAAACAAATTGCAAGTATGCTTGCAATGAATGGGGCATTGGCATGGAGATTGATAATGGTGCCAAGAGAGGGGAAGTGGAGAAGATTGTGAGAGAGTTGATGGAGGGAAACAAGGGTAAGAAAATGAAGCAAAAGGTCATGGAGTGGAAAAAATTGGCCGAAGAGGCCACTGGTCCACATGGGTCTTCATCCATCAACTTAGACAAGTTGGTGAATGAAGTGCTTTTATCAAAAGGATAG
- the LOC133861768 gene encoding 7-deoxyloganetin glucosyltransferase-like: MDSKIVEATDKPHAVCIPYPMQSHIKAMLKFAKLLHGKGFHITFVNTEFNHQRFLKSRDPKSLDGLPDFQFKTIPDSLPPSDSNASQDSNALCESVMKNFLAPFSDILVKLNTTTSNNLPVTCIISDAVMAFTYTAGRELGIPVVMLFAISASSLMDIMQSPLFTEKGLTPLKDPNDHVLKVTIQVVETNPKAAGIVVHTFDALEQEALDALSPMFPRVYAIGPQQLLLNHLPNDPLKSTGYSLWKEETECLDWLNSKAPNSVIYVNFGSVIVITPQQLVGFAWGLANSNFMFLWIIRPDLVVGDSAILPREFVEETKGRGLIASWCPQEEVLNHSSIGGFLTHCGWNSIMESLCAGVPMLCCPFDWDQPRNCKYACNEWGIGMEIDKGAKRGELEKIVRELMEGNKGKKMKQKVMEWKKLAEEATGPHGSSSINLDKLVNEVLLSKA, from the exons atgGATTCCAAGATAGTTGAAGCTACTGATAAGCCTCATGCAGTTTGTATTCCATACCCAATGCAAAGCCACATAAAGGCCATGCTAAAATTTGCAAAGCTTCTCCACGGTAAAGGTTTTCACATAACCTTTGTCAACACTGAGTTCAACCACCAACGTTTTCTGAAATCTCGAGATCCCAAGTCCTTAGATGGTTTGCCTGACTTCCAATTCAAAACCATTCCAGACAGCCTTCCTCCGTCGGATTCCAACGCTTCCCAAGACAGTAATGCTCTTTGCGAATCCGTTATGAAAAACTTCTTGGCTCCATTTTCAGACATCCTTGTCAAACTCAACACTACAACTTCAAACAATCTTCCAGTAACTTGCATTATCTCAGATGCTGTCATGGCATTCACTTACACTGCTGGTCGAGAACTTGGAATCCCTGTTGTAATGCTCTTCGCCATCTCAGCTTCCAGCTTAATGGATATTATGCAGTCTCCTCTTTTCACGGAAAAAGGCCTTACACCCCTTAAAG ATCCAAATGACCATGTCTTAAAAGTGACCATTCAAGTAGTAGAGACAAATCCTAAAGCTGCAGGAATCGTTGTTCACACATTTGACGCATTAGAACAAGAAGCTTTGGATGCTCTCTCCCCCATGTTTCCTCGTGTATATGCCATTGGCCCTCAGCAACTACTACTCAATCACTTACCCAATGACCCTCTGAAGTCAACTGGGTATAGTTTATGGAAAGAAGAAACTGAGTGCCTCGATTGGCTCAACTCTAAGGCACCAAACTCTGTGATTTATGTAAACTTTGGCAGCGTTATTGTCATAACACCACAGCAGCTGGTTGGGTTTGCTTGGGGACTTGCAAATAGCAACTTCATGTTTCTGTGGATCATTAggcctgatttagttgttggtGATTCGGCGATTTTGCCACGTGAGTTCGTGGAAGAAACTAAAGGAAGAGGACTAATAGCTAGTTGGTGCCCTCAAGAGGAAGTGCTGAACCACTCCTCCATTGGAGGGTTCTTAACTCACTGCGGGTGGAATTCAATTATGGAAAGTTTGTGTGCAGGAGTGCCAATGCTTTGTTGTCCATTTGATTGGGATCAGCCAAGAAACTGCAAGTATGCTTGCAATGAATGGGGCATTGGCATGGAGATTGATAAGGGTGCCAAGAGAGGGGAATTGGAGAAGATTGTGAGAGAGTTGATGGAGGGAAACAAGGGTAAGAAAATGAAGCAAAAGGTCATGGAGTGGAAAAAATTGGCCGAAGAGGCCACTGGTCCACATGGGTCGTCGTCCATCAACTTAGACAAGTTGGTGAATGAAGTGCTTTTATCAAAAGCATAG
- the LOC133859874 gene encoding 7-deoxyloganetin glucosyltransferase-like has protein sequence MDSKIVEATDKPHAVCIPYPMQSHIKAMLKFAKLLHCKGFYITFVNTEFNHQRFLKSRDPKSLDGLPDFQFKTIPDSLPPSDFNASQDNNALCESVMKNFLAPFSDILFKLDTATSGNLPITCIISDAVMAFAYTAARELGIPIVMLFTISASSLMDCMQSPLFMEKGLTPLKDPNDHVLKVTMQVVETSPKAAGIVIHTFDALEQEALDAISPMFPRVYAIGPQQLLLNHLPNDPLKSTGYSLWKEETECLDWLNSKAPNSVIYVNFGSIIVITPQQLVEFAWGLANSNFMFLWIIRPDLVSDSAILPPEFVEETKERGRIASWCPQEEVLNHSSIGGFLTHCGWNSIMESLCAGVPMLCCPIDGDQPANCKYACNEWGIGMEIDKGAKRGEVEKIVRELMEGNKGKKMKQKVMEWKKLAEEATGPHGSSSINLDKLMNEVLLSKG, from the exons ATGGATTCCAAGATAGTAGAAGCTACTGATAAGCCTCATGCAGTTTGTATTCCATACCCAATGCAAAGCCACATAAAGGCCATGCTAAAATTTGCAAAGCTTCTCCACTGTAAAGGTTTTTACATAACCTTTGTCAACACTGAGTTCAACCATCAACGTTTTCTGAAATCTCGAGATCCCAAGTCCTTAGATGGTTTGCCTGACTTCCAATTCAAAACCATTCCAGACAGCCTTCCTCCGTCGGATTTCAACGCTTCCCAAGACAATAATGCTCTTTGCGAATCCGTTATGAAAAACTTCTTGGCTCCATTTTCAGACATCCTCTTCAAACTCGACACTGCAACTTCAGGCAATCTTCCAATAACTTGCATTATCTCAGATGCTGTCATGGCATTCGCTTACACTGCTGCTCGAGAACTTGGAATCCCTATTGTAATGCTCTTCACCATCTCTGCTTCCAGCTTAATGGATTGTATGCAGTCTCCTCTTTTCATGGAGAAAGGCCTTACACCCCTTAAAG ATCCAAATGACCATGTCTTAAAAGTGACCATGCAAGTAGTAGAGACATCTCCTAAAGCTGCAGGAATCGTTATTCACACATTTGACGCGTTAGAACAAGAAGCTTTGGATGCTATCTCCCCCATGTTTCCTCGTGTATATGCCATTGGCCCTCAGCAACTACTACTCAATCACTTACCCAATGACCCTCTGAAATCAACTGGGTATAGTTTATGGAAAGAAGAAACTGAGTGTCTCGATTGGCTCAACTCTAAGGCACCAAACTCAGTGATTTATGTGAACTTTGGCAGCATTATTGTCATAACACCACAACAACTGGTTGAGTTTGCTTGGGGACTTGCAAATAGCAACTTCATGTTTTTGTGGATAATTAGGCCTGATTTAGTTAGTGATTCGGCGATTTTGCCACCTGAGTTCGTGGAAGAAACTAAAGAAAGAGGACGAATAGCTAGTTGGTGCCCTCAAGAGGAAGTGCTGAACCACTCCTCCATCGGAGGGTTCTTAACTCACTGCGGGTGGAATTCAATTATGGAAAGTTTGTGTGCAGGAGTGCCAATGCTTTGTTGTCCAATCGATGGGGATCAGCCAGCAAACTGCAAGTATGCTTGCAATGAATGGGGCATTGGCATGGAGATTGATAAGGGTGCCAAGAGAGGGGAAGTGGAGAAGATTGTGAGAGAGTTGATGGAGGGAAACAAAGGTAAGAAAATGAAGCAAAAGGTCATGGAGTGGAAAAAATTGGCTGAAGAGGCCACTGGTCCACATGGGTCTTCATCCATCAACTTAGACAAGTTGATGAATGAAGTGCTTTTATCAAAAGGATAG